The Corynebacterium qintianiae genome has a window encoding:
- the atpB gene encoding F0F1 ATP synthase subunit A yields MAEGFKGSFHAPSLGPEFFPGQTYGHMIGEDFANGWFALDRIMIVRLLVAAILVLLFVIAFRKPQLVPKGLQNLAEMGVDFVRIHIAEDTLGKKDGKRFLPVLATIFFTILFMNAATIIPGLNISPNSRIGMPIVLAVVAYIAMIYAGVQRYGAMYFKHSLVIPNLPWFLHILVVPIEFFSTFVLRPVTLALRLMANFLAGHIILVLLYSATNFFFWQLNAWTAISGLTLISALLFTLYELIIIFLQAYIFALLTAVYIELSLHADSH; encoded by the coding sequence TTGGCCGAGGGCTTTAAGGGTTCATTCCACGCGCCCTCACTTGGTCCAGAATTTTTCCCGGGGCAAACGTACGGCCACATGATTGGCGAGGACTTCGCCAACGGGTGGTTCGCACTCGATCGCATCATGATTGTCCGCCTCCTCGTTGCGGCGATCCTGGTGCTTCTCTTTGTTATTGCTTTTAGGAAGCCACAGCTGGTTCCTAAGGGTTTGCAGAACCTCGCGGAAATGGGTGTGGACTTTGTCCGCATCCACATTGCCGAGGACACGCTGGGTAAGAAGGATGGCAAGCGGTTCCTCCCGGTTCTGGCGACCATCTTCTTCACGATCCTGTTCATGAACGCGGCCACGATCATCCCGGGCCTCAACATCTCGCCAAACTCGCGCATCGGCATGCCGATCGTGCTGGCAGTTGTCGCCTACATCGCGATGATCTACGCCGGAGTGCAGCGCTACGGCGCAATGTATTTCAAGCACTCCCTCGTGATTCCCAACCTGCCTTGGTTCCTCCATATCCTGGTGGTTCCGATCGAGTTCTTCTCGACGTTCGTTCTGCGTCCGGTCACGCTGGCTCTTCGTCTCATGGCGAACTTCCTGGCTGGCCACATCATCCTCGTCCTTCTGTACTCGGCTACCAACTTCTTCTTCTGGCAGCTGAACGCCTGGACGGCGATTAGTGGTCTGACCCTGATCTCAGCACTGCTCTTCACCCTGTACGAGTTGATCATCATCTTCCTGCAGGCGTACATCTTCGCTCTTCTGACCGCGGTGTACATCGAGCTTTCGCTGCACGCTGATTCGCACTAA
- a CDS encoding ATP synthase F0 subunit C, which produces MNEIILAQAENTTTTAFDGLQSIGYGIATIGPGIGIGMLVGKTVEGMARQPEMAGQLRTTMFLGIAFVEALALIGLVAGFLF; this is translated from the coding sequence ATGAACGAGATCATCCTCGCCCAGGCTGAGAACACCACCACCACCGCATTCGATGGCCTGCAGTCCATCGGCTACGGTATCGCCACCATCGGCCCGGGCATCGGCATCGGCATGCTCGTCGGCAAGACCGTCGAAGGCATGGCTCGCCAGCCCGAGATGGCCGGCCAGCTGCGTACCACCATGTTCCTGGGTATCGCCTTCGTCGAGGCTCTCGCCCTCATCGGCCTCGTTGCCGGCTTCCTGTTCTAA
- a CDS encoding F0F1 ATP synthase subunit B, giving the protein MTNVTIYNVAAEGALPLETEPSILRPPMYDVVWSLVVFVVVFLLFWKFVLPKFQEVLAEREDRIKGGIERAQVAQAEAKAALEKNNAELAEARAEAAEIREAARAKGKEIEAEARVNAEAESRRIVEAGEKQLQASREQVISELRNEMGQNSITLAERLLGTELSESTRRSSTIDDFLAQLDNVSTRK; this is encoded by the coding sequence ATGACAAACGTCACCATTTATAACGTGGCTGCAGAAGGTGCTCTTCCGCTCGAGACCGAGCCGTCCATCCTTCGGCCTCCCATGTACGACGTGGTTTGGTCGTTGGTCGTCTTCGTCGTTGTCTTCCTACTCTTCTGGAAGTTCGTTCTTCCGAAGTTCCAGGAAGTGCTGGCGGAGCGCGAAGATCGAATCAAGGGCGGCATCGAGCGTGCTCAGGTCGCCCAGGCTGAAGCCAAGGCTGCCCTGGAGAAGAACAACGCAGAGCTCGCCGAGGCACGCGCCGAGGCCGCTGAAATCCGCGAAGCTGCCCGCGCAAAGGGCAAGGAGATTGAGGCGGAGGCTCGCGTCAACGCCGAAGCCGAATCCCGCCGCATTGTTGAGGCGGGGGAGAAGCAGCTGCAAGCTTCCCGTGAGCAGGTCATCTCCGAGCTGCGGAACGAAATGGGCCAGAACTCCATCACTCTTGCCGAGCGGTTGCTGGGCACTGAGCTGTCCGAGTCGACCCGCCGTTCCTCCACGATCGACGACTTCCTGGCCCAGCTCGACAACGTTTCCACGAGGAAGTAG
- a CDS encoding F0F1 ATP synthase subunit delta, with product MKAASREAQEQVQGQLEELIRNSDDSVAAAAQIGTELFLVVDQLDRERALRVAVADQSLEPAQREGIVNDVFGPKVAEPTRQVLAAAAKQEWSTPRDLRTGLVNLGRRALLKGAQEQGQLEQVENELFQLSVLLENEKQLTQLLSDRTATADKKRGLLANVIYGKVTVFTEALALQVIGRPAHNPVDDLAAVATQVAELRGKTVARVATAEELDGSQRETLAGKLEQIYGREMAIHSEVDPSLLGGMVIRVGDEVIDGSTRGKITRLRADLAATTAY from the coding sequence ATGAAGGCAGCTAGTCGCGAAGCACAAGAGCAGGTACAGGGTCAGCTGGAAGAGCTGATCCGCAACTCCGACGATTCCGTCGCCGCCGCCGCTCAGATCGGCACCGAGCTGTTCCTCGTTGTGGACCAGCTTGACCGCGAGCGCGCGCTGCGTGTCGCCGTTGCGGATCAGTCGCTCGAACCCGCCCAGCGCGAAGGCATCGTCAACGACGTGTTCGGCCCCAAGGTTGCCGAACCGACCAGACAGGTGCTTGCCGCCGCAGCCAAGCAAGAGTGGTCCACCCCGCGCGATTTGCGCACCGGGCTGGTCAACCTCGGCCGCCGCGCACTACTGAAGGGCGCCCAGGAGCAGGGCCAGCTTGAACAGGTAGAAAACGAGCTGTTCCAGTTGTCCGTGTTGCTGGAGAACGAGAAGCAGCTGACCCAGTTGCTGTCCGACCGCACCGCAACCGCGGACAAGAAGCGCGGGCTGCTGGCTAACGTGATTTACGGCAAGGTGACAGTGTTCACCGAGGCCTTGGCTTTGCAGGTGATCGGCCGGCCCGCGCACAACCCCGTCGACGACCTCGCCGCCGTGGCCACCCAGGTGGCCGAGCTGCGGGGCAAGACGGTCGCGCGAGTCGCAACCGCTGAGGAGCTCGACGGTTCCCAGCGCGAGACGCTCGCCGGCAAGCTTGAACAGATTTACGGCCGTGAGATGGCCATCCACTCTGAGGTTGACCCCAGCCTCCTCGGCGGAATGGTTATCCGAGTCGGTGACGAGGTTATTGACGGCTCTACGCGCGGCAAGATCACGCGCTTGCGGGCCGACCTCGCCGCCACGACGGCTTACTAG
- the atpA gene encoding F0F1 ATP synthase subunit alpha produces MLEQSTESRKNMAELTISSDEIRSAIANYTSSYSAEASREEVGVVTSAADGIAQVSGLPGCMTNELLEFPNGVIGVAQNLETDSIGVVVLGNFETLTEGDEVKRTGEVLSIPVGEDFLGRVINPLGQPIDGLGPIEANEERALELQAAGVLDRQPVEEPMATGMKAIDAMTPIGRGQRQLIIGDRKTGKTAVCIDTILNQKAFWETGDPSKQVRCIYVAIGQKGSTIAGVRRTLEEHGALEYTTIVAAPASDSAGFKWLAPFSAAALGQHWMYQGKHVLVIYDDLTKQAEAYRAISLLLRRPPGREAYPGDVFYLHSRLLERAAKLNDELGAGSLTALPIIETKANDVSAFIPTNVISITDGQVFLQSDLFNQGVRPAIDVGISVSRVGGAAQTKGMKKVAGSLRLDLAAYRDLEAFAAFASDLDSASKRQLERGQRLVELLKQQENAPQSVEFQIISIWLANEGVFDVVPVADVRRYESELHEHIRATAPEVYDQIAGGAPLDDTSKATLLRVNEDFARGFQTTEGERVVREAEAEPLDAGEVKKHQLNVNRSK; encoded by the coding sequence ATGCTGGAACAATCTACCGAGAGCAGGAAGAACATGGCGGAGCTGACGATCTCCTCCGATGAGATCCGTAGCGCGATAGCGAACTACACCTCGAGCTACTCTGCGGAGGCCTCCCGTGAGGAGGTCGGCGTGGTGACTTCGGCCGCAGACGGCATTGCCCAGGTTTCCGGGCTGCCGGGCTGCATGACGAATGAGCTGCTCGAGTTCCCCAACGGTGTCATCGGCGTTGCACAGAACCTTGAGACCGACTCCATTGGTGTCGTGGTCCTGGGTAACTTCGAGACGCTCACCGAGGGCGACGAAGTCAAGAGGACCGGAGAGGTCCTTTCCATTCCGGTCGGGGAGGACTTCCTCGGCCGCGTAATCAACCCGCTGGGCCAGCCGATCGACGGCCTTGGCCCGATCGAGGCCAATGAGGAGCGCGCACTCGAGCTCCAGGCCGCGGGCGTTCTCGACCGTCAGCCGGTCGAGGAGCCGATGGCCACCGGCATGAAGGCGATCGACGCCATGACGCCGATCGGCCGCGGCCAGCGCCAGCTGATTATTGGTGACCGCAAGACCGGCAAGACCGCAGTCTGCATCGACACCATCCTCAACCAGAAGGCTTTCTGGGAGACCGGCGACCCCTCGAAGCAGGTGCGCTGCATCTACGTAGCCATCGGCCAGAAGGGTTCCACCATTGCAGGCGTGCGCCGCACCCTCGAGGAGCACGGCGCCTTGGAGTACACCACGATCGTCGCCGCGCCGGCGTCCGATTCCGCGGGCTTCAAGTGGCTGGCACCGTTCTCCGCTGCCGCTTTGGGCCAGCACTGGATGTACCAGGGCAAGCACGTCTTGGTCATCTACGATGATCTGACCAAGCAGGCCGAGGCATACCGCGCCATCTCGCTTCTGCTGCGCCGCCCGCCGGGCCGCGAGGCGTACCCGGGCGACGTGTTCTACCTGCACTCCCGCCTACTGGAGCGCGCCGCCAAGCTTAACGACGAGCTGGGCGCCGGATCCCTGACCGCGCTGCCGATCATCGAGACGAAGGCGAACGACGTGTCCGCCTTCATTCCGACCAACGTCATCTCGATCACCGACGGCCAGGTCTTCCTCCAGTCGGACCTGTTCAACCAGGGCGTGCGACCCGCTATCGACGTGGGCATCTCCGTGTCCCGCGTCGGCGGCGCGGCGCAGACCAAGGGTATGAAGAAGGTCGCTGGCTCCCTGCGTCTCGACCTCGCGGCGTACCGCGACCTGGAGGCCTTCGCAGCCTTCGCGTCCGACCTGGATTCCGCTTCCAAGCGACAGCTCGAGCGCGGCCAGCGCCTGGTCGAACTGCTCAAGCAGCAGGAGAACGCACCGCAGTCCGTCGAGTTCCAGATCATCTCGATCTGGCTCGCGAACGAAGGCGTCTTCGACGTCGTTCCCGTCGCAGACGTCCGCCGGTACGAGTCCGAGCTGCACGAGCACATCCGTGCAACCGCTCCCGAGGTCTACGACCAGATCGCAGGCGGTGCCCCGCTCGACGACACGTCGAAGGCGACCCTGCTGCGCGTCAACGAGGATTTCGCTCGCGGCTTCCAGACCACCGAGGGCGAGCGCGTCGTGCGCGAGGCCGAGGCGGAGCCGCTCGACGCCGGTGAAGTCAAGAAGCACCAGCTCAACGTCAACCGCTCCAAGTAG
- a CDS encoding F0F1 ATP synthase subunit gamma — protein MATLRELRDRMRSVNSTKKITKAQELIATSQITKAQQRVEAAKPYADEMQHVMERLAAASSLDHPMLHERENGRVAAILVVTSDRGMAGGYNHNVLKKAAELERMLTEAGYDVVRFVTGGKGVTHYKFRDKEIGGAWTGWSQKPSFEATHDVRRHIVDGFLAGSAGTVEWREGVTGTEGQRVPGFDQVHVVYTEFVSMLSQEARVHQLLPIEPVLEEFKYEQDGMLVTSGEAGPDMDFEPDPDTLMEKLLPAYVSRTLYSIFLEASASESASRRTAMKNATDNATELANNLSREANQARQAKITQEITEIIGGAGALSDSGESD, from the coding sequence ATGGCAACACTTCGCGAATTGCGTGACCGCATGAGGTCCGTCAACTCCACGAAGAAGATCACCAAGGCCCAGGAACTGATTGCGACTTCGCAGATCACCAAGGCCCAGCAGCGCGTCGAGGCGGCCAAGCCGTACGCCGACGAGATGCAGCACGTCATGGAGCGCCTCGCAGCCGCGAGCTCCCTCGACCACCCCATGCTCCACGAGCGTGAGAACGGTCGAGTTGCGGCGATCCTCGTGGTCACCTCTGACCGCGGAATGGCTGGCGGTTACAACCACAACGTCCTCAAAAAGGCGGCCGAGCTAGAGCGCATGCTCACCGAGGCTGGATACGACGTCGTTCGCTTCGTAACCGGCGGCAAGGGCGTAACGCACTACAAGTTCCGCGACAAGGAGATCGGTGGCGCATGGACCGGTTGGTCCCAGAAGCCTTCGTTTGAGGCGACGCACGACGTGCGACGCCACATCGTCGACGGGTTCCTCGCCGGATCCGCCGGCACGGTCGAGTGGCGCGAGGGCGTCACCGGCACGGAGGGCCAGCGCGTCCCCGGTTTCGACCAGGTGCACGTCGTCTACACCGAGTTCGTCTCCATGCTGTCCCAGGAGGCACGGGTTCACCAGCTGCTGCCGATCGAGCCTGTGCTTGAGGAGTTCAAGTACGAGCAGGACGGCATGCTGGTGACGTCCGGTGAGGCCGGACCGGATATGGATTTCGAGCCGGACCCGGACACCCTCATGGAGAAGCTGCTCCCCGCATACGTTTCCAGGACTCTCTATTCGATTTTCCTGGAGGCTTCGGCGTCGGAGTCCGCTTCGCGCCGTACCGCCATGAAGAACGCGACCGACAACGCGACGGAACTGGCGAACAACCTGTCCCGTGAGGCTAACCAAGCCCGTCAGGCAAAAATCACCCAGGAAATCACCGAGATTATCGGCGGCGCAGGTGCGCTGTCCGATAGTGGAGAAAGTGACTAA
- the atpD gene encoding F0F1 ATP synthase subunit beta: MTTALSFDGRDEPTGEAENQAAAREAVNTQNPAGSENGRIVRVIGAVVDVEFPRGELPELYNALHTEVELGELSRTLTLEVAQFLGDNLVRAIAMAPTDGLVRGAQVKDSGNPISVPVGDQVKGHVFNALGECLDDPSVGVDGERWGIHREPPAFKDLEGKTEILETGIKVIDLLTPYVKGGKIGLFGGAGVGKTVLIQEMITRIAREFSGTSVFAGVGERTREGTDLFLEMEDMGVLPDTALVFGQMDEPPGVRMRVALSGLTMAEYFRDVQNQDVLLFIDNIFRFTQAGSEVSTLLGRMPSAVGYQPTLADEMGVLQERITSTKGRSITSLQAVYVPADDYTDPAPATTFAHLDATTELSRSIASKGIYPAVDPLTSTSRILEPGIVGERHYAVAQKVIGILQKNKELQDIIAILGMDELSEEDKLTVMRARKIQRFLGQNFFVAKKFTGDEGSYVPLEETIEAFDRLAEGEFDAYPEQAFSNLGGLDDVEAAYKKLQEN; the protein is encoded by the coding sequence ATGACAACTGCTCTGTCTTTTGATGGACGCGATGAGCCGACGGGCGAGGCTGAGAACCAGGCTGCAGCCCGCGAGGCCGTGAACACTCAGAACCCGGCGGGTTCGGAGAACGGCCGCATCGTTCGCGTCATCGGCGCAGTCGTCGACGTGGAGTTCCCGCGCGGCGAGCTGCCCGAGCTGTACAACGCACTGCACACCGAGGTCGAGCTCGGTGAGCTGTCCCGCACACTGACACTCGAGGTCGCCCAGTTCTTGGGTGACAACCTCGTGCGCGCCATCGCCATGGCGCCAACGGACGGCCTCGTCCGCGGTGCACAGGTGAAGGACTCCGGCAACCCGATCTCCGTCCCCGTCGGCGACCAGGTCAAGGGCCACGTGTTCAACGCCCTTGGCGAGTGCCTCGATGACCCCTCCGTGGGCGTCGACGGCGAGCGCTGGGGCATTCACCGCGAACCGCCGGCCTTCAAGGATCTCGAAGGCAAGACCGAGATTCTTGAGACCGGCATCAAGGTCATCGACCTGCTGACCCCGTACGTCAAGGGCGGCAAGATCGGCCTGTTCGGCGGCGCAGGCGTGGGCAAGACGGTTCTCATCCAGGAGATGATTACCCGTATCGCCCGCGAATTCTCCGGCACCTCCGTTTTCGCGGGCGTCGGCGAGCGCACCCGTGAGGGCACCGATCTCTTCCTCGAGATGGAGGACATGGGCGTTCTCCCCGACACCGCCCTCGTGTTCGGCCAGATGGACGAGCCGCCAGGGGTCCGTATGCGCGTGGCACTGTCGGGCCTGACCATGGCGGAGTACTTCCGCGATGTCCAGAACCAGGACGTGCTTCTGTTCATCGACAACATCTTCCGCTTCACCCAGGCGGGCTCCGAGGTGTCGACCCTTCTGGGCCGCATGCCTTCCGCCGTTGGTTACCAGCCGACCCTGGCGGACGAGATGGGTGTGCTCCAGGAGCGCATCACCTCAACCAAGGGCCGCTCGATTACGTCTCTGCAGGCCGTTTACGTGCCGGCGGACGACTACACCGACCCGGCTCCGGCGACCACCTTCGCCCACCTCGATGCGACCACTGAGCTCTCCCGTTCGATCGCGTCGAAGGGTATCTACCCCGCAGTGGATCCGCTGACGTCGACTTCCCGCATCTTGGAGCCGGGCATCGTGGGCGAGCGCCATTACGCGGTCGCACAGAAGGTGATCGGCATCCTGCAGAAGAACAAGGAACTGCAGGACATCATCGCCATCCTGGGCATGGACGAGCTGTCCGAGGAGGACAAGCTCACCGTCATGCGCGCGCGTAAGATCCAGCGCTTCCTCGGCCAGAACTTCTTCGTCGCGAAGAAGTTCACCGGCGACGAGGGTTCCTACGTGCCGCTCGAGGAGACCATCGAGGCGTTCGACCGCCTCGCCGAGGGTGAGTTCGACGCCTACCCGGAGCAGGCGTTCTCGAACCTGGGCGGTCTGGATGACGTCGAGGCCGCGTACAAGAAGCTGCAGGAGAACTAG
- a CDS encoding F0F1 ATP synthase subunit epsilon, with amino-acid sequence MAEITVQLVSVDRMIWTGQASIVTAQTTEGEIGILPGHEPLLGQLKDNGVVTINPVDGDRIIAAVQGGFLSVVGDKVTVLADWAVLSDEVNSSEAETNASQDDDELSKWRGQAELAAVRRASR; translated from the coding sequence ATGGCTGAAATCACCGTGCAACTGGTCTCGGTCGACCGCATGATCTGGACCGGTCAGGCCAGCATCGTCACCGCCCAGACCACCGAGGGTGAGATCGGCATTCTGCCGGGCCACGAGCCCCTCCTCGGCCAGCTCAAGGACAACGGCGTTGTCACGATCAACCCGGTGGACGGGGATCGCATCATCGCCGCGGTCCAGGGAGGCTTCCTCTCCGTGGTCGGTGACAAGGTCACCGTTCTGGCTGACTGGGCCGTTCTTTCCGACGAGGTCAACTCCTCCGAGGCAGAGACCAACGCCAGCCAGGATGATGATGAGCTGTCCAAGTGGCGCGGGCAGGCCGAGCTTGCCGCGGTGCGCCGCGCCAGCCGCTAA
- a CDS encoding DUF2550 domain-containing protein, producing MEIVGYVLVAAGLILLLAALWRFTSVRNHGSQGLLRQMPAEGVHGWRHGVFLYSGESLKFYKLRSLAFKSDIVLCRRGTEVEGFRDVTDAEREIMPDIDRVLVLGSPSGTYEFASDRRARMALVSWLESAPHERQMRRDLKVPAQRAQRGRAYRS from the coding sequence ATGGAGATAGTCGGCTATGTGCTCGTGGCGGCCGGTCTCATCCTCCTGCTTGCGGCCCTGTGGCGGTTCACATCGGTGCGCAATCACGGTTCCCAGGGACTGCTCAGGCAGATGCCGGCAGAAGGAGTGCACGGCTGGCGCCACGGCGTGTTCCTTTACAGTGGCGAAAGCCTCAAATTCTACAAGCTGCGTTCCCTCGCGTTCAAGAGCGACATTGTGCTGTGTCGCCGGGGCACCGAGGTCGAGGGTTTCCGCGATGTAACGGATGCGGAACGAGAGATCATGCCAGACATCGACCGGGTCCTGGTGCTCGGCTCCCCGAGCGGCACCTACGAATTCGCCAGTGATCGTCGCGCGCGAATGGCGCTGGTGTCCTGGCTTGAGTCGGCCCCGCACGAGCGGCAGATGCGCCGCGACCTCAAGGTTCCTGCCCAGCGCGCTCAGCGCGGCCGCGCGTACCGGTCCTAA
- the nucS gene encoding endonuclease NucS has translation MRLVIAQCSVDYVGRLDAHLPSATRLIMVKADGSVSIHADDRAYKPLNWMTPPCTLREEAVLDVDGGDTGEQLWIVENGKGEQLRITIERVVSETAVQLGRDPGLVKDGVEAHLQELLAEHIHTLGVDYSLIRREYPTAIGPVDILARDPEGRTVAVEVKRRGGIDGVEQLSRYVDLLNRDELLAPVRGVFAAQEIKPQARTLAEDRGFRCLVLDYNELRGIESSELRLF, from the coding sequence ATGCGTCTCGTCATTGCACAGTGTTCCGTGGACTATGTCGGCCGCCTAGACGCGCACCTGCCATCCGCGACGCGGCTGATAATGGTCAAGGCGGACGGTTCCGTCTCCATCCATGCCGATGACCGCGCCTACAAGCCGCTGAATTGGATGACCCCACCGTGCACTCTCCGGGAGGAAGCCGTCCTTGACGTTGACGGCGGTGACACCGGCGAGCAGCTTTGGATTGTGGAGAACGGCAAGGGAGAACAGTTGCGCATCACCATCGAGCGGGTCGTGAGTGAAACAGCGGTGCAACTTGGCCGGGACCCGGGCCTGGTCAAGGATGGAGTGGAGGCGCACCTGCAAGAGCTGTTGGCGGAGCACATCCACACTCTGGGCGTGGATTACAGCCTCATCCGCCGCGAGTACCCGACAGCGATCGGGCCGGTGGATATCCTCGCGCGTGACCCGGAGGGGCGGACGGTGGCAGTGGAGGTCAAACGGCGCGGCGGAATCGACGGTGTGGAGCAGCTCTCTCGCTATGTCGATCTGCTCAACCGCGACGAGCTGCTCGCCCCCGTGCGAGGGGTATTCGCTGCCCAGGAGATCAAGCCGCAAGCGCGCACCTTAGCCGAGGACCGGGGGTTCCGCTGCCTCGTTCTCGACTACAACGAGTTGCGTGGCATTGAGTCCAGCGAGCTACGCCTCTTCTAG
- a CDS encoding MTH1187 family thiamine-binding protein, whose amino-acid sequence MIAAFSVAPTTTDNPSAEMSGAVARAVRVVRESGLPHETTAMFTTVEGEWDEVMDVIKRATQAVEQVAPRVSLVIKADIRPGHDNMLATKMESLNKHFEEEK is encoded by the coding sequence ATGATTGCCGCATTCTCGGTCGCCCCGACGACCACAGATAACCCTTCCGCTGAGATGTCGGGCGCCGTTGCACGCGCCGTTCGTGTGGTGCGCGAGTCCGGCCTGCCGCACGAGACGACAGCGATGTTCACCACCGTGGAGGGTGAGTGGGATGAGGTGATGGATGTGATCAAGCGCGCTACACAGGCGGTGGAGCAGGTCGCGCCGCGGGTGTCGCTGGTGATCAAGGCCGATATCCGGCCGGGGCACGACAACATGCTGGCGACGAAGATGGAATCCCTGAACAAGCATTTCGAGGAGGAGAAGTAG
- a CDS encoding tetratricopeptide repeat protein: MAKIGPGYQAGAIDLSALKQQAESAPPASGVGFEALVTATEANIEDEVLRMSLKVPVIVHIGTDRSPDSAALQSAFADLARGQRQFRVAYVDADATPSVAQMFGVRVLPTVIAIAAGRPVTSFEGNQPAEQLTQWVEALVSNVGAQLEGLGDDTAEAEQGEPEDPRLDAATAALNRGDFDAATAVYDEILGDDPTNAEIKQARATVGVLKRLDPGNRTIDPVAAADADRGDVDKQLAAADAETVAGMPEKAFDRLLALVKAEPKAKERLLELFTLFEPGDPRVIEARTKLASALF; encoded by the coding sequence ATGGCGAAGATCGGACCGGGCTACCAGGCGGGAGCAATCGATCTGTCAGCGTTGAAGCAGCAAGCGGAGAGCGCCCCACCGGCATCCGGCGTGGGATTCGAGGCACTTGTCACGGCGACGGAAGCCAATATCGAGGACGAAGTCCTGCGCATGTCGCTGAAGGTTCCCGTGATAGTGCACATCGGAACTGACCGGTCGCCCGATTCCGCGGCGCTGCAGTCCGCCTTCGCGGATCTCGCGCGGGGCCAGCGCCAGTTTCGCGTGGCCTACGTGGACGCCGATGCCACCCCGTCGGTGGCGCAGATGTTCGGTGTTCGCGTTCTGCCCACCGTTATCGCGATTGCGGCGGGCCGCCCGGTGACCAGTTTCGAGGGAAACCAGCCTGCCGAACAGCTCACACAGTGGGTCGAGGCGCTCGTCTCCAACGTCGGCGCGCAGCTCGAGGGGCTTGGCGACGACACCGCAGAGGCGGAGCAGGGGGAGCCGGAGGACCCACGTCTCGACGCCGCTACTGCCGCGCTCAACCGGGGCGACTTCGACGCCGCCACGGCTGTGTACGACGAGATCCTCGGCGATGACCCGACGAACGCGGAGATCAAGCAGGCGCGCGCCACGGTCGGCGTGCTCAAGCGGCTTGACCCCGGAAATAGGACCATTGACCCGGTGGCGGCGGCTGACGCGGATCGAGGGGACGTGGACAAGCAGCTCGCCGCCGCCGACGCGGAAACCGTCGCCGGGATGCCCGAGAAGGCCTTCGATCGCCTGCTGGCGCTGGTCAAGGCGGAACCGAAGGCGAAGGAGCGCCTGCTCGAATTGTTCACGCTGTTCGAGCCGGGCGATCCGCGCGTGATCGAAGCGCGCACAAAGCTCGCCTCGGCTCTTTTCTAA